Within the Hyalangium gracile genome, the region TCGACGCGGGCATCCGTCCAGAACAGATCGGTCTCTGGGTGGGGACGTGGGGTACGACCACCTCGTTGCTGGGCTCCGTGGTGGGCGGCGCTCTCGCGACCCGGATGCCGCTGCTCGGAGCGCTCACCCTCACCGCGACGCTGCGGGTGTTCCCACTGGTGGGACGGTGGTGGCTGGCGACGGCGGGCGTCACGGACGAGGGCGTCATCGGCGTCACCATGGCCGAGGAGTTCTTCGGTGGAGCGCTGACCACGGTGATGTTCGCCTTCATGATGTCGCGCGTGGACCGCCGCATCAGCGCCACCCACTTCACGCTGCTGGCCAGCGTGGAAGTCGCCGGCAAGTCTCCGGGAGGCCCGCTCGGAGGACTGCTCGTGGAGAAGGCGCACTGGAGCTATGCCCAGGCCTTCCTCCTCGGCGTGGGGCTCTCCGTGGCATTCCTCTTCCTGCTCCTGCCGCTGAGAAGGAAGGCAGACTCCCCTACCCCGCAGCCCTGAAAGGTACGCACAAATGACGCAGCCCACCCTCCCAGCCATCGCCATCCCCATGGGCCAGGCCAACGTCGCCGCCTTCGCCGCCTTCCAGAAGAAGTCCTGGACCGCGCCGTCCGGCTGGAAACAGGTCGACCAGGTCACCGGCTGGGACACCATCTTCAGCGTCCTGGGCTCCGAGGAGCTCTACGCGTTCCTGTGGCAGTCGACGTCCGACTCCTCGCAGTTCCTCATCGGCTTCCGCGGCACCGCCAACCCCACGGACCTGGAGGACGACACGTTCTACTTCACCACCTCGTTCTCGGCATGGAATGCGTCGAGCACGCCGACCCCCACGCCGCAGGTGGCCAAGGGCTGGTACGGCATCTACACGAAGACGGGCGGCTCGATGACCGCGTCGATGCAGGCGCAGCTCTTCGCGCTCATCAGCAAGTGGAACATCCAGACGCTCTACATCAGCGGCCACAGCCTCGGGGGCGCGCTCGCGGAGCTGTTCGCGCTCGATCTGGCCGTGAGCCTGCCCTCGGTCTCCGCGACGATCCTCACCTATGCCGCGCCGATGGTGGGCATCGAGTCCTGGACCAGCGCGTACGCGGCCAACTCCACCACCGCCGCCACGATTCGCGTCGTCAACCAGTACGACATCGTCCCCGCGCTGCCGCCGAGAACGGTGGCTCCCAACTATGGCCAGGTGGGTCAGGAGTTCGACGTCTCGTTCCGCGACCCGAACGAGAGCATCCTCCACGAGCTGCGAAACCTCGAGATCCGCCACGAGATGTTCAACTACCTCACCGTCGTCACCACCTTGCTGCTGAACCCGCCGCAGCAGTGGCCCTTCTCGTTCACCGATGGGGTGTACAACGGCCAGAACGGCCAGCCCCTCATCACCGACGAGGCCTACCAGCCATCCAGCGCCGCGGTGCAGAACCGCGACGCGCTGCTGGCGGCTCGGCGGCAGTCCAAGGCCAGGACCGCCGCCGCGAGCTGAACCTCACGCGTCCGAGCCCCCCGGGGCTCAGCGCTTGAGCAGCTTCACCGCGAGGCCGCCGGCGACGACGACGGCCGCAAGTGGAAGGATCCTCCGCAGGTTGTGCTCCCAGGAGTCCACCCGGTCCGCCATCAGCAGCATCATCCAGTGGCGGGCCCAGTGGTCGGGGTAGTGGTAGGCCGCCTTGCGCAGCACGCCGCTGAGCCCCTTGGGCGGCGCCGCCGTGCCGAACACCGGCGGCATCTTCTGGCTGCCACCGTGCCGGAACACCGGGTAGTCCGACTGCTGCGGCGTGATGGGCAGCTCCGCGCCCGCCAGCGGCTGCGGCTCCAGCTCCATGGGGATGCCGGGGCGCTGGCTCGGGTCCAGGTCCGCTCCCCTGCCCTCGATCAATTGCTCGTTCATGGCTGTCTCCTCTCGTCAGGCGTGGCCGTGGGGAGCGAGGACGCACTTGATGCAGCCGTCCCGCTTCTGGGCGAACAGGTGGTAGGCGTGCGGCGCGTCCTCGAGCGGGAAGCGGTGGGTGATGATGCCCTTGGCGTCGATGCGCCCCGCGCGGATGTGCTCCAGCAGGTGCGGCATGTACCGGCGCACGTTGCACTGGTTCATCCGCAGCGTCAGGCCCTTGTTCATCGCCGTGCCGATGTTGATCAGGTTCCACGGCGGGCCGTACACGCCGATGATCGACACGTTGCCGCCCTTGCGCACCGCGCTGATGCTCCAGTTGATCGCCGTGGGCGCGCCGGCCTCCAGCTTCGCCAGGCCCAGCATCTTGTGCATCGTCGAGCCCTCGGCCTCCATGCCCACCGCGTCGATGCACACGTCCGGCCCGCGGCCGTTGCACATCTCCCGCAGGTGCATCACCACGTCACCCACCTCCTTGAAGTTCACCGTCTCCACCTTGGCGTACTGCTCGGCGAAGGCCAGCCGGTAGGGCAGGTGGTCCACGGCGATGACGCGCCCGGCCCCCATCAGCCACGCGGACTTCATGGCGAACAGGCCCACCGGCCCGGCGCCGAACACCACCACCGTCTCGCCGCCCTTGATCTCCCCCATCTCCGCGCCCTGGTAGCCCGTGGGCAGGATGTCGCTGAGGAAGAGCACGGACTCGTCGTCCATGTCGTCGGGGACCTTCATCGGCCCCACGTCCGCGTAGGGCACGCGCACGTACTCGGCCTGGCCTCCCTCATAGCCGCCGGTGGTGTGCGAGTAGCCGTACACTCCGCTGGCCAGATCGCTGGACGGGTTGGAGTTCTCGCAGAGCGCCGTCAGCCCTCGCTGGCAGTAGAAGCACCCGCCGCAGGAGATGTTGAAGGGCACCACCACGCGGTCGCCCTTGCGCAGGCTCTTCACCTCGCGGCCCGTCTCCTCCACCACGCCGACGAACTCATGTCCGAAGGTGCAGCCCACGCGGGTGTCCGCGATGAGCCCGTGCAGCAGGTGCAGGTCCGATCCACAGATCGCCGAGCGGGTCACCTTCAGGACGACGTCCTGCGGGTGCTCGATGGTCGGATCCGGCTTGGTCTCCACGCGAACCCGATAGGGTCCCTGATACGTCAGTGCGCGCATAGGCAATGAGCTCCTTTGCCTAAGGGGTGCGGACGCCTGCGCTTCCGGGCAAGGCATGCACCCCTGCCCCCCACTGGGCGCTAGGCCGGCCGAGCGGCCAACCTGCATTTGCAGACAGCTGTCCGGCTCCTCACGTTCCGCCCAAATGATCACTCCCTTCTCCCACCGGGCTCACGCGGGTGAGGTGCTCGCCCGCTCGCTCGCGCGGTTCGCAGGACGGCACGACGTCACCGTGCTCGGCGTCCCCAACGGCGGGGCCGTCGTCGCCTTCGAGGTCGCGCGTCACCTCGCCGCGCCGCTGGATCTCTGCTTCCTGGAGCCCATCAGCCCCGCCCAGGGAGAGGCCACCCTCGGGCTGCTCGGCTGGCCGCCGGCGCAGCAGCTCCACGAGCCCGTCATCAACGCGCTCGGAATGAGCGACGAGCCGCTGCGGCAGGCCACCGCCCGGGCCTGGCGGCGGCTGCGCCAGCGGATCCACGCCCTGCGTCCTCCCTCGCCCCCACCCTCGCTCCATGGGCGCACGGTGATTCTGGTGGACGAGGGCGCGGCCCAGGGCGTGCTGCTCCAGGAGCTGGCGGGGCTGGTGCGCCGCACGGGAGCGCGCACCGTGGTGGCCGCGGTGCCCGTGGGAGCTCGCGAGGGGCTGCGGCTGCTCGCCCCGGACTTCGATGACGTCGTCTGCCCCTGGCAGCCCGTGCCCTTCGACGTGCTCCCGTCCTTCTACGGCGACTTCCGGCCCGTGACGGAGGAAGAGGTGCGCGGCTTGCTCCTCCGGGCCTGGGGCGACTGGGGACGCCTGGACGCCGCGACGCTCGACGTCTCCTGAGCCGCGGGCGTATCCAGGGAGCGCCAGAGGTACCAGCTCGCCACCGTGCGCCAGGGCCGCCAGCGCTCGCCGTACTCCAGCACCTCGCGCGGGCGCGGCGACTCCTCCAGGCCCCGCATCAGCATGAAGCCCTTGCGGATGGCGAAGTCATCCACCGGCAGCACGTCCGGCCGTCCGAGCCGGAAGATGAGCAGCATCTCCACCGTCCACTGACCGATTCCACGCACCTGCGTGAAGCGCTCGATGAGCTCCGCGTCGCTCAGCCGGCGGACCTCGGCCAGCGTGGGCACCGCGCCCTCTCGCGTCTTCCGCGCCAGGTCCTTCACCGCCGCGGCCTTGGCGGCCGACAGCCCCGCCTCGCGCAGCGCCGTGTCCGGGGTGGCCAGCAGCGCCTCGGGCGTGAAGCCGGGCCCCTTGCCCACCCGCTCGCAGAGCCGGCCGAAGATGGTGGCCGCCGCGCGGCCGTGGAGCTGCTGGTAGACGATGGACTCGGCCAGCGCCGCGAACGGGCTGTGCAGCGGCCGCAGCTCGAGCCGGAAGGGCCCCACCCGCCGCATCAGCTCCGCCAGGTGGGGATCCGCGCGGCCCAGCGCCCGGCGGGCCGCGGGAGTGAAGGCTTCAGGAAGCAGCGGAACAGCGGCGACTGCGCGCGAGGTGGCGGACATGGCGAGCCATGCTGCCACCCCGGCGCGAGGACTGCACGCAAGTTCAGATGGGAGCCGCCTCGTCCGTCTGCATCGGCACTTCGTTGCGCGGCTCGGTCTTCATCAGCTCCTCGAACTCCGCCTTCATCTGGACGCCGAGCGCCAGGAGCTGGTCGTCGTTGAGGATGCGCCGCACCATCGGGAAGAGCTCCTCCTCCTCCTCCTCGACGTGGTGCTCGACGTTCTCCTTGAGCACCTTCATCTTCGCGTCGAAGTTCTCGTCGGTCGGCGCCATGTCGAGCAGGTCCGCGATGAAGCGCTTGACGCCCAGGTGCTCCTCCAGGGCCTCGCGGACGAGAGCCTCGCTCTTGTCCGTCTTGATGGAGGGATAGAAGTACTGCTCCTCGATGGTGGCGTGGGCCGAGAGCCGGTCGGCGATCATGATGAAGAGCTCTCGGCGCTCGGCGGAAGCTCCGTCGTCCAGCTTCTCGAACTTCTTGAAGAGCTTGCTCACCTCTTCGTGCTGTTCCTTGAGCAGATCAAGCGCGTTCATCGGTCGTCTCCGTGCGTGGTGTTGGGTGAAGCATTCGAGGCCTCCGCGGGCAGCTTCTTGGAGGCGAGATCCTTGACGGCCGGGCCGTTGAGCACCTTGCCGGTGGGGCTGTAGCGGGCGCCGTGGCAGGGGCAGTCCCAGGAGCGCTCGGCGCGGTTCCAGTGCACGTGGCAGCCCAGGTGCGTGCACACCGGCGAGACGGCATGGCAGGCGCCGCCCTCCTCGCGGTAGACGGCCACCTTCCGCCCCTCCACCTCGAGGATCTTCCCCTCGCCCGGCGCCACCTCGGACAGCGCGTGCCCGGCCGGCCGCGAGAGCCGATCCGCGACGAAGTGGAAGGCCACCTCCGCGTTCTCCTGGATGAAGTCCCTGGCGCCCGCCCTCACCTTCACGCGCGTGGCGTCATGGAGCGCGGCGTACGGGTTCTCCCGCCCGAGGATGAGATCCGAGAGGATCATCGCGGACAGCGTGCCCCACGTCATGCCCGTGCCGGAGAAGCCCGTGGCCACGTACGTGTGCCGCGAGGCGCTGTTCCGGCCGATGTACGCCAGCCCGTCCGCCGGCTCGATGACCTGGCCGGACCACCGGTGGGTGATGCGCGTGACGGGGAAGAGCCGGCGCGTGTACGCCTCGAGCGCCGCGAAGTGCCGCTCCGTGTCCTCCTCCGTGCCGACCTTGTGGTCCTCGCCGCCGACGATGAGGTAGTCCGCCCCGTCGATGCGCTGCGTGCGGATGTAGTGGTACGGGTCCTGGCTGTCGTAATAGAGGCCCGGCTCCAGCGGCGCGTTGAGCGGCCCCGCCACCGAATAGGTGCGGTAGGGGTAGAGCTTGGTGTGCATGAACACGCGGTTGAGCGGCGTGGTCGTCGCCTCCACCACGTCCGTGGCCAGCACGGTGCCGTGCTCGGTGACGACGCGGCAGGGCGCGCCGTCCTGCACGTCCACCACGCGCGTGTCCTCGTAGATGAGGCAGCCTTCCTTCTCGAGGCGCTCGGCCATCGCGAGCAGGTAGGACCGCGGGTGGAAGAGCGCCTGGTTCTCCAGTCGCAGCGCGCCCTTCACCGGGTACGGCAGCGGCACGTCCCGCGAGAAGCTGGCCTGCAGCCCCAGCTCGCGCGCCGCGGCCACCTCCTTCTCGATGTCTCGCAGCTGACTGTCCGTCTCCGCGTAGCGGAACATCGGCACGCGCTGGAAGCCGCAGTCCACGCCCAGCTCCTCCACCAGCGCGGCGATCTGCTCGATGGACGCGCGGCTGGAGGCGGCCGCCAGCCGCGCCCCCTTCTCCCCGAAGTCCGAGCGCAGCGTGTAGTAGGGGGTGTCCAGCAGCTCGGTGAGGTGCGCGGTCGTCTGTCCGGTCTGCCCGGTGAGCAGCCGGTTCATCTCCAGCACCACCACCTTCTTGCCCGCCCGCTGGAGGAGCCACGCCGTGGTCAGGCCCGCGATGCCAGCGCCCACCACCGCCACGTCCACCGTCAGGTCCCCCGCCAGCGCCGGAAAGCGGCGGCCCGGGGCCGTCGTCGTCCAGAGCGATTTGTGGATCCGCTCTTCGGTCATGCCCCAAGGCTAGGGATCCCCCCAGGGGCTGGTAAGCCAGCAGCCATGGCTCGCACGCCCGCCTGCCCGGCGGGCCCGACATTGGACAGGGTGTGTGCGAGGCAACAGACTGAGACAGGAGCTGTTGGCAATTCACGCGCTTGCGCCGAAACCCTGGAGTGGCTGGGGGGACGACGCGGTATGAAGGAGACGGGTGGTTGGCCCCACCGCCAGGAGTGCAGGATGCCTGTCGCGAGAAACCCAGGAAGCACCAGTCTCGTCGATATCCTGGATCGGGTCCTGGATCAGGGCATCCGGTTCGAGGGCGGGGTGCGCCCCCCGCTGATGGAGGGCCGCACGCCCGAGGAGCAGGGCCGCATCGTCGTCGCGGCCGTGGAGACCCACCTGGAGCATCCCCAGAGTGCACCGGGGAAGACGGGAACCGGAGCCTAGCGCCTTGCCGTCCACCGCCCCCCTGACGCCCCCCTCCGCGCCTGGGCTCGAGGCGCGCTCCGAGTCGAGCCCCGCCGGGTCCGATCCCGAGCGGGCCTTGCTGCGGCACCTGGTGGACGCGGTGTCGGACCCGCTGCTCTTCACCGGCCCCGAGGGGAAGATCCTCATGGCCAATGCCCGCGCCCGCGAGCTGCTCGTGGCGAGCGAGGGAGCCAGCGAGGGCCGCCGCCGCGCCGTGGAGCTCAACCAGCAGCTGTTCCACACCGCGCTGGTCAGCGCCGCCACCGGGGGCGCCTCGCCCGTGCGCCGCAGGGACCTGTCCCTGCTGGACCCCATGGAGGGCACGGATCTGCTCTTCGAGCTGGACTGCACCCCGGTCCAGGAGCCTGGCAGCCCTCCGGGGCGGGTGTGCGTGCTGCGCAACGTGACGGACCTGGGCCGCGCCACCCGGGCCCTGGGCGAGAGCTACCGGCGCCTGCGGGCCTCGGAGCAGGAGGCGCGCTCGGAGCGGCTGCGGCTGGATCTCGTCCTGGACTCGGTGGCAGACCCCATCATCCTCACGGATCCTTCCGGCGGCACGGTGCTGATGAATGATCCGGCCGAGCGCCTCTTCGCCGCCTCGCATGACAGCGGCGAGGCCACGCGGCGGCGCGCGCACACCAACGACGCGCACCTGTCCTCGTTCCTCTCGCACCTGCTCTCCCCGGGGGGCATGCGGCGCTGGCGGGGCGAGCTGACCCTGGTGGAGCCGTCCACCGGCGCGCCGCTGCCCATGGAGGCCGTGGCCACCCAGGTGCTGTCGGACCAGGGCGAGCCCACCTCCATCGTCACCCTGCTGCACGATCGGACCGAGGCGCGAGAGAAGGCCCGGCTCCTGGAGCAGCTGACGACCGCCTCCAACGAGCTGGAGGCCAAGGTCCACACGGCCACCGCGGAGCTGGCCGAGCAGAACGAGAAGCTGCGGCGGCAGGCGCTGCAGCTCGAGCAGGCCAGCGCGGCCAAGTCCCAGTTCCTGGCCAACATGTCCCACGAGTTCCGCACCCCGCTCAACGCCATCCTCGGCTACACGAGCATGCTCCTGCAGGGCGTCAACGGAGAGATGACGCCCCAGCAGAAGCGCAACCTGGGGCGCATCGACTCCAACGGCCGGCACCTGCTGCAGGTCATCAACGAGATCCTCGACATCACCCGCATCGAGGCGGGGCGGATGCCGCTCAACGAGACCGACTTCATGCTCCCGGAGCTCATCCAGGAGGTGATGGCGGAGATGGACCCCATCATCGCGCGCACGAAGCTGGCGGTGAGCACCTCGCTGGAGCCCGAGCTGCCGGAGCTGCACAGCGACCGGCAGAAGGTGAAGCAGATCGTCCTCAACCTGCTGTCCAACGCGCTGAAGTTCACCCACGAGGGGTCCGTGCAGGTGATCGCCGCGTATGAGCTGGCGACCTCCACCGTCACCATCTCCGTGAAGGACACGGGCATCGGCATCGCGCCGGAGCACCAGGAGAAGATCTTCGAGGACTTCCAGCAGGTCGACAGCTCGCCCACGCGAGCCTACGGGGGCACGGGCCTGGGTCTGTCCATCTGCCGACGTCTCGCCGCGATGATGGGGGGCCGCGTGACGGTGCAAAGCGGCCTGAGCCAGGGTTCCAACTTCACACTGCACCTGCCCCGTCGTATGAGGCGCCCATGACGAATTCTCCGGCTGGAGACAAGCCGCTGGTGCTGGTCGTCGACGACTACCAGGACGCCCGGGAGATGTACGCGGAGTACCTGGAGTTCTCCGGCTTCCGCGTGGCGGAGGCGAAGAACGGGGCCGAGGCGCTGGACAAGGCCTTCGAGCTGCTGCCGGACATCATCCTGATGGATCTGTCGCTGCCGGTGATCGATGGCTGGGAGGCCACGCGCCGCCTGAAGAACGACGAGCGCACGAAGAAGATCCCCGTGGTGGCGCTGACCGGCCACGCGCTCGGCCAGAACGAGGGGGCGCAGGTGGGCTGCGACGCCTTCGTCATCAAGCCGTGCCTGCCAGACACGCTCGTGGCGGAGGTGAAGCGGGTGCTGGCGACACGGGCGGGGTGAGCGCGCTCATGGATCCCTGGGCCGAGCCCTCGGGCTCTCGCGGCGTCTATGTCTATGGGGTGCTGCGCTCACGAGAGGACCTGAGCTTTGGCGCCATCGGCCTCGGCACACCTCCGGCGGAGGTGGGGACGGTGTGCGAGGGAGGCCTGGCGGCGGTGGTGTCCGCGGGGCCGGCTGGCGTGCCGGACCCGACGCGGGACAACGTGCTGGCCCACCACCGCGTGCAGGAGGCGGTGATGCGCGAGCACACGCTGCTGCCCACGGCCTTCGGCCTCACCGTCTCCGGGCGCCAGCAGGTGGTGGAGCTGCTGCGCTCGGCCCATGACGCCTTCACGGACGTGCTGGCGCGGCTGGAGGGGCAGCTGGAGCTGGGCCTGAAGGTGCTGTGGGATCGCGACCTGATTCCCATGGAGGCGGCCCGGCACGACGCGCAGACCATCGTGGAGGCCCTGAGGCCGCACGCCACGGCGACGCGGGTGGTGAGCCCCATCGGGGAGCGGATGATCCTCAACGTGGCCTTCCTCGTGGCGCGAGAGCAGGCGGTGAGCTTCGACGCGAAGGTGCGCTCGCTGGCCGCGCGCTTCGAGCTGCTCACGTTCCAGTACACGGGCCCGTGGGCGCCCTACCACTTCACGGACATCCGCCTGCGGCGCGAGCCCGGGGCGCCAGCCCTCCCGTCCGCCTCGGACTGAGGGCGCTCAGCGCGGCCCCAGCGCCGTGCCGCAGTGCTTGCAGTACACGGCGTCCTGATCGTGGCCGTACGCGGCGCAGCCGGGGCAGGCCTGGGTGTCCACGTGCCTGCGGGAGGCCGCGGCCAGCTCCACGGAGACGATGCCCGTGGGCACCGCGAGGATTCCGTAGCCGGCGACCATCAGCAGCGACGCGATGAACTGCCCCACCACCGTCTTGGGGGTGATGTCGCCAAAGCCCACCGTCGTCATGGTCACCACGGCCCAGTACATGCCGCGCGGGATGCTGTCGAAGCCGTTCTTCTCGCCCTCCACCAGGTACATGAGCGCGCCCATGATGACGACGGTGCTCATGACGCCGCAGAGGAAGACGATGATCTTCTGACGGCTGGCGCGCAGCGCCGTGAGGAGGATCTCCGCCTGCCCCAGGAAGCTGGCGAGCTTGAGCACCCGGAAGATGCGCAGCAGGCGCAGCACCCGGATGACCAGCAGCGACTGGGCCCCCGGCAGCAGCAGGCTCAGGTAGGTGGGGAGGATGGCGATCAGGTCCACCACCCCGAAGAAGCTGGTCGCGTACCGCCAGGGCTTGAGGACGGACACCAGCCGCAGCAGGTACTCGAAGGTGAAGAGGACGGTGAAGCCCCACTCCGCCGCGCGCAGCTCCTCCCCGAAGCGCTCGCGGATGGGGGCCACGCTCTCCAGCGCCACCGTGGCGACGCTCAGGAGGATGGCGCACAGCAGGACGACATCGAAGAGCTTTCCAGCGGGTGTGTCCGCCTCGAAGACGATCTCGTGGAGGCGGTGCCGGAAGCCGCTGGGAGGACTCTGCTCGGAGTGCGTGGCCACGGGTCCAGTCTACCCGGAGCCGGTGGCGGGCCACGCATTCCTCTGGAGGCGTGGCCTCGCGGGCAGCTCAACGCAGCGTCATCAGCCAGTCCACGAAGACTCGCGCCGATGCCCGCAGTCGTCGATGGGAGGGATACACCACGTAGTACCCGAACCTTGCCTTCACCGACGGCCCCGGCAGCCGCACCAGCCGCCCCTCGGCCAGATACGGTGTCGCGATCTTCTCTCGAGCCAGCGCCGCGCCGAGCCCGAAGGCGGCCGCGTTCAAGGCATCCGTCGTGTCGCTGAATCGGTAACGCTCGTCGAGTTTGACGCCATGCACGCCGACGGCGCGGAACCAGTCGTGCCAGCCCTGCCGCGAGAGATCAGCGATCAACGGCAGCCGCGCGATGTGCTCGGGCTCCGTGATGCTGGCCAACCCCGGCAGCTTCGGCGAGGTGACCGGGAACAAGGTCTCGTCCATGAGGTGATGGGCCGTCAGCCCCGGCCAGTGCCCGGCCCCATGGCGGATGGCCAGATCAGGTCCCCCATCCTCGAAGCGCGTCAGCGCCGCCTCGGTATCCACGGTGAGCCGGATGCGTGGCTGCGCGGCCATGAACGCCGGCAGGCGCGGCAGCAGCCAGCAGTAGGTCAGCGAGTGCAGGGTGGAGATGCGCACGACATCCTGCTCCTCTCGCGCCGCGCGCAGGCCCCGCAGCACGCTGTCCACGTCGGCCAGCGCGGTGCCGGCGGCGTCGGCGAGCTGGCGCCCCTCGGCGGTCAAGGTCACCCCCCGCGCGTGGCGCTGGAACAGGGGCACCTCCAGCTGCGCTTCGAGCCTGCGCACATGGTGGCTGACGGCGCTCGCCGTGAGGTGCAGTTCCTCGGCGGCGTGGGCGAAGTTCTGGTGGCGGGCGGCGGCTTCGAACGCCGCAAGGGCTGGGAGCCAGTCGGGACGCAGGGCCATGGATGAGCCTCAAATCTGGTTTGTGTCTGACCTCAATAGGATGCGCTTGTGCCTCTAATTCGCGCCGACTAATCAGTACGCAGTCTAGCCACAAAGCGAATGGTTGCCGCAGCCTTCGCTCATCTCACCGGAGTCCTCCCATGCGCTCGATCGATGCAGTCCCGGTTCCCCTGGACGCGCCCAACACCCAGGCCTGGAGGACCCCGCTGGAGCTGGCCCTGCTCGGCGCCATCTGGGGCGCGTCCTTCATGTTCATGCGCGTGGCCGCCAAGGACTTCGGCGCCGTGCCGCTCGTCGAGCTCCGGCTGGGGCTGGGGGCGCTGGTGCTGATGCCGTTCCTGTGGCGCGCGCGCGCCTCGATGACCCTGAAGCACTGGCCCATGCTCGTGCTGGTCGGCGC harbors:
- a CDS encoding lipase family protein → MTQPTLPAIAIPMGQANVAAFAAFQKKSWTAPSGWKQVDQVTGWDTIFSVLGSEELYAFLWQSTSDSSQFLIGFRGTANPTDLEDDTFYFTTSFSAWNASSTPTPTPQVAKGWYGIYTKTGGSMTASMQAQLFALISKWNIQTLYISGHSLGGALAELFALDLAVSLPSVSATILTYAAPMVGIESWTSAYAANSTTAATIRVVNQYDIVPALPPRTVAPNYGQVGQEFDVSFRDPNESILHELRNLEIRHEMFNYLTVVTTLLLNPPQQWPFSFTDGVYNGQNGQPLITDEAYQPSSAAVQNRDALLAARRQSKARTAAAS
- a CDS encoding zinc-dependent alcohol dehydrogenase, whose translation is MRALTYQGPYRVRVETKPDPTIEHPQDVVLKVTRSAICGSDLHLLHGLIADTRVGCTFGHEFVGVVEETGREVKSLRKGDRVVVPFNISCGGCFYCQRGLTALCENSNPSSDLASGVYGYSHTTGGYEGGQAEYVRVPYADVGPMKVPDDMDDESVLFLSDILPTGYQGAEMGEIKGGETVVVFGAGPVGLFAMKSAWLMGAGRVIAVDHLPYRLAFAEQYAKVETVNFKEVGDVVMHLREMCNGRGPDVCIDAVGMEAEGSTMHKMLGLAKLEAGAPTAINWSISAVRKGGNVSIIGVYGPPWNLINIGTAMNKGLTLRMNQCNVRRYMPHLLEHIRAGRIDAKGIITHRFPLEDAPHAYHLFAQKRDGCIKCVLAPHGHA
- a CDS encoding phosphoribosyltransferase; this encodes MITPFSHRAHAGEVLARSLARFAGRHDVTVLGVPNGGAVVAFEVARHLAAPLDLCFLEPISPAQGEATLGLLGWPPAQQLHEPVINALGMSDEPLRQATARAWRRLRQRIHALRPPSPPPSLHGRTVILVDEGAAQGVLLQELAGLVRRTGARTVVAAVPVGAREGLRLLAPDFDDVVCPWQPVPFDVLPSFYGDFRPVTEEEVRGLLLRAWGDWGRLDAATLDVS
- a CDS encoding DNA-3-methyladenine glycosylase family protein, with translation MSATSRAVAAVPLLPEAFTPAARRALGRADPHLAELMRRVGPFRLELRPLHSPFAALAESIVYQQLHGRAAATIFGRLCERVGKGPGFTPEALLATPDTALREAGLSAAKAAAVKDLARKTREGAVPTLAEVRRLSDAELIERFTQVRGIGQWTVEMLLIFRLGRPDVLPVDDFAIRKGFMLMRGLEESPRPREVLEYGERWRPWRTVASWYLWRSLDTPAAQETSSVAASRRPQSPQARRSKPRTSSSVTGRKSP
- a CDS encoding hemerythrin domain-containing protein, translating into MNALDLLKEQHEEVSKLFKKFEKLDDGASAERRELFIMIADRLSAHATIEEQYFYPSIKTDKSEALVREALEEHLGVKRFIADLLDMAPTDENFDAKMKVLKENVEHHVEEEEEELFPMVRRILNDDQLLALGVQMKAEFEELMKTEPRNEVPMQTDEAAPI
- a CDS encoding FAD-dependent oxidoreductase, which codes for MTEERIHKSLWTTTAPGRRFPALAGDLTVDVAVVGAGIAGLTTAWLLQRAGKKVVVLEMNRLLTGQTGQTTAHLTELLDTPYYTLRSDFGEKGARLAAASSRASIEQIAALVEELGVDCGFQRVPMFRYAETDSQLRDIEKEVAAARELGLQASFSRDVPLPYPVKGALRLENQALFHPRSYLLAMAERLEKEGCLIYEDTRVVDVQDGAPCRVVTEHGTVLATDVVEATTTPLNRVFMHTKLYPYRTYSVAGPLNAPLEPGLYYDSQDPYHYIRTQRIDGADYLIVGGEDHKVGTEEDTERHFAALEAYTRRLFPVTRITHRWSGQVIEPADGLAYIGRNSASRHTYVATGFSGTGMTWGTLSAMILSDLILGRENPYAALHDATRVKVRAGARDFIQENAEVAFHFVADRLSRPAGHALSEVAPGEGKILEVEGRKVAVYREEGGACHAVSPVCTHLGCHVHWNRAERSWDCPCHGARYSPTGKVLNGPAVKDLASKKLPAEASNASPNTTHGDDR
- a CDS encoding PAS domain-containing sensor histidine kinase; the protein is MPSTAPLTPPSAPGLEARSESSPAGSDPERALLRHLVDAVSDPLLFTGPEGKILMANARARELLVASEGASEGRRRAVELNQQLFHTALVSAATGGASPVRRRDLSLLDPMEGTDLLFELDCTPVQEPGSPPGRVCVLRNVTDLGRATRALGESYRRLRASEQEARSERLRLDLVLDSVADPIILTDPSGGTVLMNDPAERLFAASHDSGEATRRRAHTNDAHLSSFLSHLLSPGGMRRWRGELTLVEPSTGAPLPMEAVATQVLSDQGEPTSIVTLLHDRTEAREKARLLEQLTTASNELEAKVHTATAELAEQNEKLRRQALQLEQASAAKSQFLANMSHEFRTPLNAILGYTSMLLQGVNGEMTPQQKRNLGRIDSNGRHLLQVINEILDITRIEAGRMPLNETDFMLPELIQEVMAEMDPIIARTKLAVSTSLEPELPELHSDRQKVKQIVLNLLSNALKFTHEGSVQVIAAYELATSTVTISVKDTGIGIAPEHQEKIFEDFQQVDSSPTRAYGGTGLGLSICRRLAAMMGGRVTVQSGLSQGSNFTLHLPRRMRRP
- a CDS encoding response regulator; protein product: MTNSPAGDKPLVLVVDDYQDAREMYAEYLEFSGFRVAEAKNGAEALDKAFELLPDIILMDLSLPVIDGWEATRRLKNDERTKKIPVVALTGHALGQNEGAQVGCDAFVIKPCLPDTLVAEVKRVLATRAG
- a CDS encoding GvpL/GvpF family gas vesicle protein produces the protein MDPWAEPSGSRGVYVYGVLRSREDLSFGAIGLGTPPAEVGTVCEGGLAAVVSAGPAGVPDPTRDNVLAHHRVQEAVMREHTLLPTAFGLTVSGRQQVVELLRSAHDAFTDVLARLEGQLELGLKVLWDRDLIPMEAARHDAQTIVEALRPHATATRVVSPIGERMILNVAFLVAREQAVSFDAKVRSLAARFELLTFQYTGPWAPYHFTDIRLRREPGAPALPSASD
- a CDS encoding ion transporter → MATHSEQSPPSGFRHRLHEIVFEADTPAGKLFDVVLLCAILLSVATVALESVAPIRERFGEELRAAEWGFTVLFTFEYLLRLVSVLKPWRYATSFFGVVDLIAILPTYLSLLLPGAQSLLVIRVLRLLRIFRVLKLASFLGQAEILLTALRASRQKIIVFLCGVMSTVVIMGALMYLVEGEKNGFDSIPRGMYWAVVTMTTVGFGDITPKTVVGQFIASLLMVAGYGILAVPTGIVSVELAAASRRHVDTQACPGCAAYGHDQDAVYCKHCGTALGPR
- a CDS encoding LysR substrate-binding domain-containing protein, with protein sequence MALRPDWLPALAAFEAAARHQNFAHAAEELHLTASAVSHHVRRLEAQLEVPLFQRHARGVTLTAEGRQLADAAGTALADVDSVLRGLRAAREEQDVVRISTLHSLTYCWLLPRLPAFMAAQPRIRLTVDTEAALTRFEDGGPDLAIRHGAGHWPGLTAHHLMDETLFPVTSPKLPGLASITEPEHIARLPLIADLSRQGWHDWFRAVGVHGVKLDERYRFSDTTDALNAAAFGLGAALAREKIATPYLAEGRLVRLPGPSVKARFGYYVVYPSHRRLRASARVFVDWLMTLR